The following are encoded together in the Lathyrus oleraceus cultivar Zhongwan6 chromosome 3, CAAS_Psat_ZW6_1.0, whole genome shotgun sequence genome:
- the LOC127125636 gene encoding signal recognition particle 54 kDa protein, chloroplastic produces MEAVLASRHLSTPFSHNRTTASSSSSSSSIKPSSSISFRNSFAREIWGLVQSKSLTSRRTDMIRPVVVRAEMFGQLTSGLESAWNKLKREEVLTKENIVEPMRDIRRALLEADVSLPVVRRFVQSVTDKAVGVGVTRGVKPDQQLVKIVHDELVQLMGGEVSELTFANSGPTVILLAGLQGVGKTTVCAKLATYFKKQGKSCMLVAGDVYRPAAIDQLTILGKQVDVPVYAAGTDVKPSVIAKQGFEEAKKKKIDVVIVDTAGRLQIDKAMMDELKEVKQVLNPTEVLLVVDAMTGQEAAALVTTFNLEIGITGAILTKLDGDSRGGAALSVKEVSGKPIKLVGRGERMEDLEPFYPDRMAGRILGMGDVLSFVEKAQEVMLEEDAEDMQKKIMSAKFDFNDLLKQTRTVAKMGSVSRVLGMIPGMAKVTPAQIREAEKNLQFMEVIIEAMTPEERGKPELLAESPVRRKRVAQESGKTEQQVSQLVAQLFQMRVRMKKLMGVMEGGSMPTLSNLEEALKADEKAPPGTARRRKKGGLRRLFKGRSSKSSLPAPRGFGSKN; encoded by the exons ATGGAAGCAGTACTAGCATCCCGCCATTTGTCGACACCGTTCTCTCACAATCGAACCACcgcctcctcctcctcctcctcctctTCTATCAAACCTTCCTCTTCCATTTCTTTTCGGAATTCCTTCGCG AGAGAGATATGGGGTTTGGTTCAGTCCAAGAGCTTAACTTCCAGAAGAACGGACATGATTCGTCCGGTTGTTGTCAGGGCTGAAATGTTCGGACAGTTAACATCTGGTCTTGAATCTGCCTGGAACAAGCTCAAACGAGAAG AGGTTTTGACTAAAGAGAATATTGTGGAGCCTATGCGAGATATTCGGAGAGCTCTTTTAGAAGCTGAT GTTAGTCTTCCTGTTGTAAGAAGGTTTGTGCAATCTGTTACTGATAAAGCTGTGGGTGTTGGAGTCACTCGAGGAGTCAAACCCGATCAACAATTGGTTAAG ATTGTTCATGATGAACTTGTACAATTGATGGGTGGAGAGGTCTCTGAACTAACTTTTGCCAATTCGGGGCCCACTGTCATTTTATTGGCTGGACTCCAGGGAGTTGGGAAGACAACTGTATGTGCAAAGTTAGCAACTTATTTCAAGAAACAG GGAAAGAGTTGTATGTTAGTTGCTGGGGATGTTTACAGACCTGCTGCTATTGACCAGCTGACTATTTTGGGCAAGCAG GTGGATGTGCCTGTCTATGCAGCAGGTACCGATGTTAAGCCTTCAGTGATTGCTAAACAAGGTTTTGAAGAGGCCAAAAAGAAGAAAATTGACGTGGTTATTGTTGACACTGCTGGTAGGCTGCAG ATAGACAAAGCTATGATGGACGAGTTAAAAGAAGTGAAACAGGTACTGAATCCAACAGAAGTTTTGCTAGTTGTGGATGCTATGACAGGGCAAGAAGCAGCAG CTCTGGTGACTACTTTCAATCTTGAGATTGGAATAACTGGTGCCATCTTGACAAAGTTGGATGGTGATTCAAGAGGTGGAGCAGCTTTGAGTGTCAAAGAG GTATCTGGAAAACCAATTAAGCTGGTAGGACGGGGAGAACGCATGGAAGATCTTGAACCTTTTTACCCCGACCGAATGGCAGGACGTATACTAGGAATGGGAGATGTTCTTTCATTTGTGGAAAAGGCACAAGAAGTT ATGCTTGAAGAAGATGCTGAAGACATGCAAAAGAAAATCATGAGTGCAAAGTTTGACTTTAATGATCTTCTAAAGCAAACTCGTACTGTTGCTAAAATGGGTTCTGTGTCTCGAGTCCTTGGGATGATTCCTGGTATGGCAAAG GTTACTCCTGCTCAAATTCGAGAAGCAGAGAAGAATTTGCAGTTTATGGAAGTGATAATAGAAGCAATGACCCCTG AGGAAAGGGGAAAGCCAGAACTGTTAGCAGAATCCCCTGTCAGGAGGAAAAGAGTTGCTCAGGAATCAGGGAAGACAGAGCAGCAG GTAAGCCAACTCGTAGCTCAACTATTTCAAATGCGTGTTCGGATGAAGAAGCTAATGGGTGTAATGGAAGGTGGATCAATGCCAACACTTAGTAATCTTGAGGAAGCACTTAAAGCAGACGAAAAG GCTCCACCTGGCACTGCTAGGAGGAGAAAGAAAGGAGGTTTAAGAAGGCTATTTAAAGGCCGATCTTCGAAGAGTTCGTTGCCAGCTCCTCGCGGATTTGGGAGCAAAAACTGA